Within Desulfolithobacter dissulfuricans, the genomic segment CCTCCAGGTTGTCGAGAAAGTTGCGTCCCTCTTCGGTGTGATCCAGGGTCTGGTGCAGGCTGACGCAGCCGAGATGACTGACCTGGCCGAGCAGGTCATGGTATTCGTCCAGGGTCATGTCCATGGCTTCGGCCATCTCGTCCTCTTCCGGCGAGCGTCCCAGCTGCCGCTCCAGGCGGAGCATGGTCTGAGTGAGTCGGTTCTGTTTTTCGCGCAGTGAGCGGGAGAACCAGTCCAGCTTGCGCATCTCGTCGAGAATGGCCCCGCGGATCCGGTACTCGGCAAAGGTTCTGAACTTTACTCCCTTGGCTTCGTCAAACCGGTTGGCCGCGTCGATGAGTCCCACCATGGCCGCACTGGTCATGTCATCGCGGGACATAAACGAGGGAACCTGCGGCACCATGCGTTCCACCAGCAACTCCACCAGGGGCATATGCTCGCGGATCAGCTGTGAACGGTCATCCAGTGGCGGGACTTGAGGGATCATCTGTGTCAAAGTTTCTTTTGTAAATCAAATTGGTTATGTGGGTGTTTACTTGCCGAAATCGAGCAGCCTCTTCCAGAAGAACTGGATGGAGCCCTTGGGCTCCAGGTGCTGCGGCTCCTCTATCATGGTCCGGGCCAGCTTTTCAAAGGCCGCGCTGGTCTTGCCGGCCGGGTGGAGCTCGACAATCACCTTCTGCTTGCGGATGGCGTCGATCATCTGCCGGTCCTGGGGTATCGAGCCCAGGTAGTCGATGGATATATCCAGGTAGCGGTTGGCGACCATGGTCAGCTTGCGGAACACGTCCAGGGCCTCGTCCTCGCTGCGGATACAGTTGACGATCAGGTTGAAGTGCTTTTCATGGTACTGGGTGGAGAGCAGCTTCATCAGCGCGTAGGCGTCGGTGATGGCGGTGGGTTCCGGGGTGGTGACCACCAGGATCTCCTGGGCCGCAGTGTTGAAATAGGTGACATTTTCCGAGATCCCGGCCTCGGTGTCGATGAGAACGATATCGAACTGGCTGTGCATGGCGTCCAGGGCTTCCAGCAACCGCATCTTCTGCCGGGTGTCCAGTCTGGTAAAGCGCTGGACTCCGGAACCGGCCGGGAGAATCATAATGCCCTCGGGTCCACGGACCAGGATCGATTCCAGGTCGATGTTGCCGGAAAAGAAATGGTTGAGGTTGTAGCGCGGGGCCAGACCGAAGACCACGTCGATGTTGGCCAGGCCCAGGTCCGCGTCCAGGATAAGGACCCGCTTGCCCATGCGGGCCAGCAGCACGGCCGTGTTGGCCACCACCGCTGTCTTGCCGACCCCGCCCTTGCCGCTGGTCACGGAAAAGACCCGGGTTGTGTGGCCGGCCTGGTCGGAGATGCCGGGATCGTCAAAGTTGCGGGCCCGAAGCGTCCGGGCCTGGTCATTGTATTCTACTGCGTTGTCAGCCATGATGCAGAGTCCTGTTGGTATCCATGATCAGCCCGGCAATGGTCTGTGGATCCGGGGTGATGATGTCTTCTGGTACACGCTGTCCGTTGGTAAGAAAGGAAATCGGAGTGCCTTTCTTGATGTGCATGTTGAGGAGCACGCCCAGCAGGGCGCACTCGTCTATCTTGGTGAAGATCAGGTTATCGATGGCCAGGCAGCCAAAGCGGAGGATGATCTCGTCGAGCTCCTCCTCCCGGGTGGTCGCAGAAAGAACCAGGTGGTTCTCGATCTCCAGGTGCGGTCGGAGAAACCCGGTCATCTCCTCGATATCCAGGTTGTTGCGGGGACTGCGGCCGGCGGTGTCGATTAGGATGAGTTCCTTGTCCCTGTGCCTCTCAAGGGCTCTGTCCATGTCTTCGGGCCGAATGACCACCTCCACCGGCAGTTTCATTATTTCGCCGTATACCTTGAGCTGTTCCACGGCCGCGATACGGTAGGTATCGATGGTGATGAGGGCGATGCTCGCCGAGTGACGGCTCAGGTAGTTGGCCGCGATCTTGGCAATGGTGGTGGTCTTGCCCACTCCGGTGGGCCCTATGAGAGCGATACGCTTCTGCCCGGGATCCTTGGTGGAGAGGGGCTGGCTGGTACGGAACAGTCCGGTGATGGTGGTGGTCAGAAAGTCGTCCAGAGTAGCGGTATCGGGCAGCTTGTCGCCAAAATTCTGGCGGGTGAACTGGGCAATGGTGCTGGCGGCTTCGCTGTTGATCCCGAGCCGGGCCAGTCGGTTCATGATAGGGTGGTCCGCCACGGACTGGTCGCCGGGAGGCTGGAGGTATTCCGGTTCCACGTAGGGCCTGGCAACATTTTGGTTGTTTATCCCGGCCAGCCGTTCGCTCAGGCCGTGTATCAGGTTGCGCAGTTCACTTAGTTCCTCTCGTATGGCCGGGTCCGGCCTGTCCGCAGTCGAGGCTGCCTCGTTTCCGGGCGCGGACGATGTGGATTCGGTCTTTTTCCACAGGGCTTCATAGGTGAGTTCGTTGTCCTCGGGCCCGACCACTGCCTGGCCAAGCAGGGACTGGCGTTCCGGATCCGGCAGCCCGGTCTCGCTTGCAGGCCAGGGTTTGTCAATGGCCGCGGTTATCTCGAGGATAGGTTTGCCAAGCATGCCCATCTTGCCGCGGCGCACGGTCCGGGTCGAGAGGATGAGGGCGTCCGGCCCCAGGGCCTCCTTGACCTTTTTCAGGCCGCTTGCCATGTCCTGGGCTTCAAAAACTTTAACCTGCATCGATGGTCACCGTACCGAGGGATTGGATTTTCATGTTGCTGGCTATCTCGTTGTGGGAGAGCACTGCCAGGTTTGGATAATAGCGTTCGGTGAGGCGCCGGACATGGGGCCGGATCTGTGGAATGACCAACAGGACAGGCTGCTGTCCGGGCGGAAAATTGTTGAGCATGTTGCCCAGGGAATCGAGGATCTTCTGGGCGATCTGCGGATCCAGGGCCAGGAAGCTGCCATGTTCCCGGTGCTGGATGGATTTCTGGATGGTTTCTTCCACGCCGCGGTCCATGGTGATCACCGGCAGGGTGCCGTCGGGCTGGACATACTGCGAGGAGATGGAACGGGCAAGAGCATGGCGAACATACTCGGTCAGAACGTCGGTGTCCTGGGTCATGGGTGCGTAATCGGCCATGGTCTCCAGGATGGTGCGCAGGTCACGGATGGAAACACCTTCACGGAGCAGGTTCTGCAGGACCCGCATGATGGTGCCCAGGCTGAGCACACCCGGGATCAGGTCCTCGACCAGCTTGGGATAGGTCTTGGCCAGGTTGTCGATCAGGTCCTGGGTCTCCTGGCGGCCGAGCAGCTCATGGGCATGCTGCTTGATGATCTCGCTTATATGGGTGGCCATGACCGTGGTGCAGTCCACCACCGTATATCCGGCGATCTGGGCCTGCTCCCGCTTGTCCTCGGTGATCCAGATGGCCGGCAGGCCAAAAGCCGGCTCCTGGGTCGGGATACCCTTTATGGTCTCTGTCACCGTGCCCGGATCCATGGCCATATAATAGCCGGGCATCATCTCGGCGGTGGCGATCTGGACGCCCTTGAGGCTGATCACGTACTGGTTGGGGCTGAGCTGCAGGTTATCCTTGATATGGACCGGTGGGACGATGAAGCCCGAGGTCATGGCAAACTGTTTGCGGATGGCCTGGATTCGCTGGAGCAGCTCACCGTCCTGGGAGGCATCGACAAAGGGGATCAGCCCGTAGCCCACTTCCAGTTCGATGAGATCCACGGTGAGCATGGCCTCGTAGTTTTCTTCCTTGGCAACCACCGGTTCGGGACGTTCGACCATGGCCTCTTCCAGTTTCTTCTTTTCCGCCTGGTCGATCCGCCAGGCCAGAAAGGCCATGGTGGAGGCGATGATCAGGAAGGGGAAAAAGGGCAGGCCCGGGATCAGGGCAAAGAGGAGCAGAATACAGGAGACCACCCACAGCGCTTTGGAGTAGCGGGTGAACTGTTCCTTGAGCTCGGTACCGAAATCATCCTGGCCCGCGGCCCGGGTGACCAGCATACCGGCGGCGGTGGAGATGATCAGGGCCGGAACCTGACCCACCAGGCCATCACCGATGGTGAGGATGGTGTAGTTCTGGGCCGCTTCGGCCATAGGCATGCCCTTCTGCATCACGCCGATGATAAAGCCGGCCCCGATATTGATGATGGTGATAATGATGCCGGCAATGGCATCGCCCCGGACAAACTTGGAGGCACCGTCCATGGCCCCGTGGAAGTTGGCCTCGTTGGAGATCTCCTCGCGGCGGCGGCGGGCCTCGGTCTCGTCGATGAGCCCGGCGTTCAGGTCGGCGTCGATGGCCATCTGTTTGCCGGGCATGGCATCGAGCGTGAATCGTGCCGCGACCTCGGCAATCCGGCCGGCACCCTTGGTGATGACGATGAAGTTGATGATCACCAGGATGACAAAGATAACCAGACCGACCACGTACGATCCACCGACCACGAACTGGCCAAAGGCCTTGATCACCGATCCGGCCGCTCCCAACCCTTCATTCCCGTGGAGAAGGATCAATCGGGTGGAGGCGACGTTGAGGGAGAGACGGAACAGGGTGGTGGCCAGCAGGATGGAGGGAAAGATGGAAAACTCCACCGCTTTTTTCGTGTAGAGACTGATGATCAGAATCAGGATGGCCAGGGTGATGTTCAGCGACAGGCACAGGTCCAGTACCAGGGGCGGCAGCGGAATGATCATCAGCATCAGGATGCCGATCAGGGCCAGGGAGGCCCAGATGTCACTGCGTCCCATCAGCTCGCCAAACCGCTCCTGGCTGAAAAATGTCTGTTGTCCGACCGATTCCATTACTTGGTTTTATGTCCTTTCAGGGAGTATACATGGGCCAGTATCTCGGCCACTGCCCGGAAAAGTTCCTCGGGTATGGCCTGGCCTATCTCCACCTTGGAATGCAATAATCTTGCCACTGGCGGATTTTCTACGATGGGAATATCGTGTTCCCGGGCCAGTTCGCGGATTTTTCCGGCCACCAGTTCCTGCCCTTTTGCCAGTACTACCGGCGCTTCCATCTCACCCATGCGGTACTGGACGGCCACGGCTATCCGGGTCGGATTAGTGATAACCACGTCGGCATCCGGGACTGATGCCATCATCCGGCTGCGGGCCATCTGCTGCTGGATGGAACGGATTTTTGACTTGATGTGCGGATCACCCTCGGTATCCTTCATCTCCTCTTTCTGTTCCTGCTTGGTCATCTTCATCTTTTCTTCCATCTCCCAGCGGACAAAGCCGTAGTCGAGGATGGCCAGCACAATCATGATGCCGCTGGTCTTGAGCAGGACCTTCCAGGCCACCATGCCAAGATAGCGCACCGATTCAAACATGGCTGTATCTCCCAGGACAAGGGCCTTGCCAAATTCGCCCTCGATGGTCTTGAAGGCAACGTAGCCGATCAGCAGGACCTTGAGGGTTGATTTGATGATCTCCACCATGGATCGCTTGGAGAAAAAGCGGCCCATGCCCTTGATGGGGTCGAGTTTGCTGAAATCGGGCACTAGAGGCTTGGTGGTGAACAGCCAGCCGATCTGGAGAAAGGTGGCGAAAAAACCGATGATCATGGCCACCAGGAACAGGGGTGCCATGAGCAGGGCCAGCTGCTTGAAGAGAAAGCCGGTGAACCGGTACATGGAGGACGGGGTGATGGTGAATTCGCCGGCATTGCCCCAGATGGCGGCAATCAGCCGGGAAAGGTGATCCCAGAATACAGGGGCATAGATCCACCAGAAGAGCAGCATGGCTGTGAAGAGCGCCGCCGTGGCCACTTCGCGACTTTGGGCCACCTGTCCTTTCTCGCGAAAATCCTGCCGTCGTTTCGCGGATGGGGATTCTGTACGTTCACCTGAAGGGGTATCTTCCGCCATGGGTCACTGGACAAAAAAACTGGAGAAAACAGCGGAACCTTTCCGCCGGCATCGACATCATCTACAATTTATGCAAACCTCGCACCGGAAGGGAGATGGTGGCCAGGTTCTGCTGCTACGGTGAAGAGAATGGGAGGAACAGGGGGAAAACCGGTCCACCGGGCCGTCCGCGACCGGAGCGCGGGAACGTTGCCTCTGCTGGATTATCTGAGGAGTTCAAAGATACGGAGAAAGTTTTCACCCATCGTGTCAAATTCCCGACGCAGGATCAGAATGACCGAGTTCAGTGTCAAACCTATGACAATGAAGGCGATGCCGATGTTGATCGGAAAGGAGAGCATGAAGACGTTGAGCTGGGGAAAGACCCGGGCCAGGATGCCCAGCACCATGTTGGACAGCAGGAGGATGACGAGAATCGGGGCCGAGAACTTTACCCCGAGGAGAAACATTTTGGATCCCAGGTCCATGAGCAGTTCCACCGCCCCACCGGAAAAATCGAGATATCCCGGCGGCAGTAGCTGGTATGATTCTACAATGACCCGGAAAAACATGTGGTGGACATTGAGGGCCAGGAAGATGAGGATGGCCAGGACGTTCTGGAACTGGCTCATCAGGGAAAGCTGCTGGGTGGTCTGAGGATCGAAAATATTGGCGGCGGCAAAACCCATCTGGTAGCCGATGATGGTGCCGCCGAAGTTCACAGCCGTGAAGATGAGGTTGGCCGTAAGTCCGATCATGAGACCGATGAGGATCTCGTTGGCCATGAGCAGGCCCAGTTCCATGGGCCGATAGGCGATATCCGGGGTGTAGGGGGCCATGAGGGGAAAGAGCAGCAGGGCGGTGCCGAAGATGAGTCCCAGCTTGACCTGGGGCGGGATCTGCCGGCTGCTGAAGACCGGGATGGCCCCGATCAGGGCCCCGACACGGGAGGCGCAGATCAGGAAATTTTCGAACTGCTGGAGGGGAACGAGCTGAATATCCATCCCGTCTACTGGCCAACAGTGGCAATACCGCTTATCAGGCCGGTGGTGAAGGTAATGACCAGGTTCATGATCCAGGGGCCGAAGATGAGCAGGGTGATGAACACGGCGACGATTTTCGGAATAAAGGTCATGGTCTGCTCGTTGATCTGGGTCGCCGCCTGAAAAACACTGATGAGGAGCCCCACCAGCAGGGCTGCGATCAGCATGGGGCCGGAGGCAAGCAGGACGGTCTCAACGGCTTTTCTGCCTATGGATACAACAGTTTCAGGGCTCATGGGATCACCGGCTCAGATATTTTTTCATGCCTTGTTCGTTCCACAGGACAAGCTTTTTACCCCTGTAGAGCTGCTGGAAAAAGATCTCGTCCTGGTTGATGGCTCTGTCCACGGGTTCATAGGTGATGAGAAGGGATTTCTCATGGTTTTCAACATAGTTACGGAGGTCATTTATCCGGTGGGCAACGAGTACCGGTCTGGTCAGGCGACCGGTGAACTGAAACTGGCCGTAGTACTTGCCCTTGTTTATCAGGGTGTACCCCTGCTCTTCCCTGGCCTTGAGGATCCTGGCAACGTCCCGGATATCATAGCGCTGAAAAAAACGGTCCCCGCTTACCAGGAGCAGGCAGATGAGCGCAGCCGATGAAAGCCCGGTCCAGGTGACCAGGGGTTCGATTTCCCTGTTCCTGAGAACAAGAAAGACAAGACCCGTGGTGATCAGGCCCAGGGCCAGGAGGCCGGTCCGGAAGAGGAGGATATCAGCGGAGCTGCCCTCCAATGGAAGGTAACGCAATAAATATACCAGAATGCCAAGCAGGATGTACAGGGTCGCCGGCGGATAGTACCAGCGGCTCGAACTGGTGTCGGCAGGGAAGGTGGTGATGTTGCGGGCCAGTAGCAGGCTGAAGGCGGGAATGAGCGGTACCAGGTAATAGATCTGCTTGCCGCTGATCAGCGAGAGAACAGCCAGGGAGGACAGGGCCCAGACAGTGGGAAAACACCGGCCTGGATCTTTTCTGACCATGGCAAAGCCGCTCCACACCGGCCTGAGAAGAATCCAGGGCAGGAGCAGGACCGGGACCAGGGGCAGGTACCACCACCAGGGGTGTCGATGGGCAAAGGAGGAGACCACCCGGTTCACTGTCTGGCCCCAGAGGATGTCCTGACGGTAGCCCTCTCCACCCGTCATGACCGCAGGAATGAGCCAGAGGGAAACCAACCCCAGGCCGATGCCAAGGGCCAGCAGGAGCCCACCGTACCATCTTTTGATCTGCACGGATCGCGGCAGCCATAGAAAGCCCAGCAGGGCGACGGGCAGCACATGGACCAGGATAACCGGTCCCTTGGTCAACAGGCCGCCGCCCAGTCCCAGACCGACAAGGAGCCATGGTTTCATGTTCTTCGCCTGTCCGGCCTTCAGCAGGCCGTAGATCCCCAGCAGGACCCAGAAGGTCAGGACGATATCGAACATGATCAGCGAGGACCAGATCAGGTAGAGCAGGCAGGACGCGGTGATGATGGCCGCGTACCTGGCTGTACGGCTGTCCCGCCACAGTTGCAGGCCGATGCGGTAGATCAGGAGGATATTGAGCAGACTAAAGAGCAGCGGGATAGCCCGAAGAGTCCGTTCGTTTACCCCGAAAAGCCACCAGTCCAGGTTAATGAGCCAGAACAGCAGTGGTGGCTTGTGGGAATAGGGAAGACCGTTCAGGTGGGGAACGATGTAGGAGTTGTTCAGGTGCATCTCCCAGGCCACCGCCAGGTATCGTGTCTCATCGATGGGCATGGGCGGCATGCAGAGGATGAACAGCAGCCCTGGCAGGAGGAGGATAAGGCAAGGAAGCCATAGTTCCCTACATGGTTTCACGGTGTTTTTCCTTGTAGATGAAATAGAGGTTTCTCAGGTAGATGAACGAGCCCATGGACTGCCCGAGTATGAACACCGGATCCCGACGATGGATCGCGTAGGAGAGCAGAACCAGGGAACCGGCTATGCTGAAGTACCAGAACAGTTCCGGAACCACGCTCTTTTTACTTTTTTCGGTGGCGATCCACTGGATGATGAATCGCATGGTGAAGAAAAACTGGCCGGTGAGCCCGATACCGATCCAGACGGTTTCATTTGCTGTCATTAATCTTCTATCCTGAGTTCCATAACTTTGGATCTCCTCTGGAGCCAGGAGACGCCCATTATGTCGATGATACCGGCAAACAGCCTGTTCATGGTGCCGTAGTGCGAGGTGCCGTGTTTCCTTTCCCGGTGGGAGACTTCCACCGAGACCACCTGCCCACCCCGCATCTGCACCAGGGCCGGGAGAAAACGGTGCATGTGATCGAAAAAAGGAAGACGCTCAAAGGTGGCCTTGTAAAACACCTTCAGGCCACAGCCCGTATCCGGGGTCCCGTCCTTGAGCAGATACCCCCGCACCGCATTGGCCAGTCTGGACGAGACGATACGCCACCAGGAATCGTTTCTCTTTCTGCGAAATCCTGCCACCATCTGGAGTCCTGGGGGGCTCTGCTCCAGGAGCCGGTCCAGAAGTCGGGGGATATCGGCAGGGTTGTTCTGTCCGTCCCCGTCCATGGTGACGATGATATCGCCCCGGGCACGGTAGACACCGGTGGCCAGGGCGGCACTCTGGCCATAATTCTCCTTGTGCTGCAGGATTCTGAGTTCGGGTGTGTCCTGCTTGAGACGCTGGAGAATGGCTAGGGTGTTGTCACTGCTGGCGTCGTCAACGGTTATTATTTCATAAGGATACTCCAGGCGGGCCGCCTGGATCTCCCTGATGAGTCCTTCAATATTTTCCGCCTCGTTATGGACGGGTAGTACCACAGATATAAATGTCATGTTCAGTCGTTGTCCTGTCGGGATTCGAAAAAAAAACGAGAGGATAAGAAATCCGTGATCTTTTCCGGGCACAGAAATGACCACGGATGCTGGTGCGATCTGTGCCCGGAAAAAAGCTGTTGGTCCCATCCCGGGAGAAGCATAGTACCAGAAAATATTTGTTCCAGAAAGAGTTGAGCCAGAACCAGGCCAAAACAGACAGCGATGTCCGGAACGGTCTGAGGGATGAAACGCCAGGACAAAGCAGGAGCCATGTTCTCTCCAGGCCTCCTGGCCGGACTTTGCCAGGGATCGTTGTCGTTGGCCAGGTTAAGAATGATTGATAAAAAAGAATGGCTATCCGAAAAAATGTGGTACCATGGGCTGGGTAGGGGTCGGAAATCTGAAATCCGTGACAGGAGGAGTGCTATGTCAGTTGTGAAGTGGCTACTATACGGTCTCGTCGGCGCCATTGTCCTGATGGTTCTTGCCATTATCGTTCTACCCCTGGTGATGGACAACGAAGCCTTGAAAAAACAGCTTGCCAGTCGGATCGAGCAGAAAACCGGGCACAGTTTCCAGATCGAAGGACCTCTCCAGTGGTCGGTCTTTCCCTGGATAGGCCTGGAGATCGGCCGGGTCACGGTGGGGAACGCGCCGGGCTTTGGCGACGAGCCCCTGGCCACAGTGGAAGAACTTGATGTGAAGGTGGCGCTCAAGCCTCTTTTTCTCAAACAGGTGGTGGCCGATACCGTTTTTCTACGGGGAGTACGCCTCAATCTGGTCCGAAACAGCGCTGGCCGGGGAAACTGGGAAATTTTCGTTTCGGATGAGAAGGAGCAGGGAAAGAAGGTTCAGAAAAAGAAAACTCCTGAAAAAAGCGGCGAGCCGGCAGGTGGTGGCCTGGTCCTGGAACTCAACGGCCTGGCCATGGAGGATGTCACCCTTCGCTTTGAGGATCAGCAGAAAGATTCCACCATTGAGATACGTGATCTTGCCCTCGATATCGGCAAGCTGGTCCCGGATAGTCCTGTACCGGTTCAGCTCTGGTTCGGGCTGGCCAGCACCGAGCCGGACCTGAATCTCAAGGTGGGGTTGACCTCCAGCTTTTCAATGTCCCGGGACTGGCAACGTCTTGATCTCCTGGACCTGGGGGTGGATCTGAAGGTTTTTGGAGCCGGATTGCCGGACCAGGGGCTGCATTTTGAACTGACCGGTGACCTGGGGTTGGACCGGGCACAGGAGGAATTGAGAGTCTCCGAACTGTTCCTCTCCGGTCCGGGCACGGAGATCTCCACCAGCCTGAAGGTGACCGGGCTGGATGGGCAACCCCGGGTGAGCGGGAAGCTGGATCTGAAACAGGTCAATCCAAGAGAGCTTATGCAGCAGCTTGGCCTGGCCCTGAAGACCAGGGATCGCGAGGCCCTGACCAGGCTTTCAGGAACCGTGGCCGTCATCCAGGAGGGTGATACTCTGGCACTGAAGCCGGTTTCCCTGCAACTCGATGACACTGCCGTGGCAGGAGATATACGGGTGCTCTCGTTTGCCGGCCCTGTGGTCCGGGCCAGGATTACGATGGATGATATCGACCTGGACCGCTATCTTCCGCCTGGATCGGAAAAGGAAAAAATATCTCCGCCCGGATCTGCTTCAGACAGGGAGCCGACGATTGCCGCCACGAGTCAGGACCAGGAGAAGGGAGAGCCCCCTTCTTTTGACGCCCTTCGCCGCCTTGACATGGAAGCGGAACTCCGGGTGGGAGGTCTCAAGGTGCGCAACCTGCGGCTGCAAAAGATTGTCGTGGATATGTCGGCCAGGGACGGCATGATCAGGCTGCAGCCTGTACAGGCTGAACTCTATGATGGACATTTTTCTGGAGACTTCCTGGTAGATCTGCGGCAGGATACCCCGAAATTTCAGGTCAGCAAGAATCTTGTCGGAATCAGCATCGGGTCGCTTCTTAAGGATCTTTCCGGCAAGGAGCAGCTGATCGGTACCGGTGACGTCCATGTCGATGTGGCCACAGAGGGTCTGGCCGAGTCCATGATGACCAGGCATATGAACGGAACCATGTCGTTTGTCCTCAAAGACGGGTCCTACAAAGGGTTCAACCTGGCCCAGGCCATCCGTCGGGCCCAGGCCGCGCTTGCCGGCCAGGAGGTGGCGGCTGACCAGGCCCAGAAGACCGACTTCACCGAACTGCGGGGCAGCGCGGTTATCCGTCAGGGCGTGGTTGAGAACAGGGATCTCTACATGGCCTCACCGGTCCTCCGGGTCACTGGCAAGGGGAAGATAGATCTGGTGCGGAAAATGCTCGACTACCAGGTCACGGCCAAGGTGGTTGGCTCCCTGGCCGGCCAGGGCGGCAAGAGTGGGGACGAACTCAGAGGTCTTGCTGTACCGGTGCGGATAAAGGGGCCGCTGGACAAACCATCGTACGGGGTGGATATGGAGGCAGCCCTGAAGGCCGGTGCTGAGCAGCAACTGGAGAAAAAGAAACAGGAGCTCCTGGACAAGGCAACCGAGAAGATACAGGACCGGATGGGTGGCCAGCTGCTGAAGGGGCTCCTGGGGCAGTAGGCCGGCCGGCCCGCTTAACCGAAGCTCTGCATGAGCGAGCCCACCACCAGGGCCCAGCCGTCCACGAGGACAAAGAGCAGCAGTTTGAAGGGCAGGGAGATAATGATCGGCGGCAGCATCATCATGCCCATGGACATCAGGACCGAGGCAACGATCATGTCGATGACCAGAAACGGTACATAGAT encodes:
- the fliQ gene encoding flagellar biosynthesis protein FliQ — encoded protein: MSPETVVSIGRKAVETVLLASGPMLIAALLVGLLISVFQAATQINEQTMTFIPKIVAVFITLLIFGPWIMNLVITFTTGLISGIATVGQ
- the flhB gene encoding flagellar biosynthesis protein FlhB, with protein sequence MAEDTPSGERTESPSAKRRQDFREKGQVAQSREVATAALFTAMLLFWWIYAPVFWDHLSRLIAAIWGNAGEFTITPSSMYRFTGFLFKQLALLMAPLFLVAMIIGFFATFLQIGWLFTTKPLVPDFSKLDPIKGMGRFFSKRSMVEIIKSTLKVLLIGYVAFKTIEGEFGKALVLGDTAMFESVRYLGMVAWKVLLKTSGIMIVLAILDYGFVRWEMEEKMKMTKQEQKEEMKDTEGDPHIKSKIRSIQQQMARSRMMASVPDADVVITNPTRIAVAVQYRMGEMEAPVVLAKGQELVAGKIRELAREHDIPIVENPPVARLLHSKVEIGQAIPEELFRAVAEILAHVYSLKGHKTK
- a CDS encoding FliA/WhiG family RNA polymerase sigma factor, whose amino-acid sequence is MIPQVPPLDDRSQLIREHMPLVELLVERMVPQVPSFMSRDDMTSAAMVGLIDAANRFDEAKGVKFRTFAEYRIRGAILDEMRKLDWFSRSLREKQNRLTQTMLRLERQLGRSPEEDEMAEAMDMTLDEYHDLLGQVSHLGCVSLHQTLDHTEEGRNFLDNLEDHGGPTPLELIENQELTQLIADLLEELTEKERLVIALYYYEELTQKEIAEVIQVSEGRVSQLHSQALLKLRVKLLNAELYDE
- a CDS encoding lipid-A-disaccharide synthase N-terminal domain-containing protein, whose translation is MTANETVWIGIGLTGQFFFTMRFIIQWIATEKSKKSVVPELFWYFSIAGSLVLLSYAIHRRDPVFILGQSMGSFIYLRNLYFIYKEKHRETM
- the fliR gene encoding flagellar biosynthetic protein FliR — translated: MDIQLVPLQQFENFLICASRVGALIGAIPVFSSRQIPPQVKLGLIFGTALLLFPLMAPYTPDIAYRPMELGLLMANEILIGLMIGLTANLIFTAVNFGGTIIGYQMGFAAANIFDPQTTQQLSLMSQFQNVLAILIFLALNVHHMFFRVIVESYQLLPPGYLDFSGGAVELLMDLGSKMFLLGVKFSAPILVILLLSNMVLGILARVFPQLNVFMLSFPINIGIAFIVIGLTLNSVILILRREFDTMGENFLRIFELLR
- a CDS encoding MinD/ParA family protein, producing MADNAVEYNDQARTLRARNFDDPGISDQAGHTTRVFSVTSGKGGVGKTAVVANTAVLLARMGKRVLILDADLGLANIDVVFGLAPRYNLNHFFSGNIDLESILVRGPEGIMILPAGSGVQRFTRLDTRQKMRLLEALDAMHSQFDIVLIDTEAGISENVTYFNTAAQEILVVTTPEPTAITDAYALMKLLSTQYHEKHFNLIVNCIRSEDEALDVFRKLTMVANRYLDISIDYLGSIPQDRQMIDAIRKQKVIVELHPAGKTSAAFEKLARTMIEEPQHLEPKGSIQFFWKRLLDFGK
- a CDS encoding ArnT family glycosyltransferase, whose protein sequence is MKPCRELWLPCLILLLPGLLFILCMPPMPIDETRYLAVAWEMHLNNSYIVPHLNGLPYSHKPPLLFWLINLDWWLFGVNERTLRAIPLLFSLLNILLIYRIGLQLWRDSRTARYAAIITASCLLYLIWSSLIMFDIVLTFWVLLGIYGLLKAGQAKNMKPWLLVGLGLGGGLLTKGPVILVHVLPVALLGFLWLPRSVQIKRWYGGLLLALGIGLGLVSLWLIPAVMTGGEGYRQDILWGQTVNRVVSSFAHRHPWWWYLPLVPVLLLPWILLRPVWSGFAMVRKDPGRCFPTVWALSSLAVLSLISGKQIYYLVPLIPAFSLLLARNITTFPADTSSSRWYYPPATLYILLGILVYLLRYLPLEGSSADILLFRTGLLALGLITTGLVFLVLRNREIEPLVTWTGLSSAALICLLLVSGDRFFQRYDIRDVARILKAREEQGYTLINKGKYYGQFQFTGRLTRPVLVAHRINDLRNYVENHEKSLLITYEPVDRAINQDEIFFQQLYRGKKLVLWNEQGMKKYLSR
- the flhF gene encoding flagellar biosynthesis protein FlhF codes for the protein MQVKVFEAQDMASGLKKVKEALGPDALILSTRTVRRGKMGMLGKPILEITAAIDKPWPASETGLPDPERQSLLGQAVVGPEDNELTYEALWKKTESTSSAPGNEAASTADRPDPAIREELSELRNLIHGLSERLAGINNQNVARPYVEPEYLQPPGDQSVADHPIMNRLARLGINSEAASTIAQFTRQNFGDKLPDTATLDDFLTTTITGLFRTSQPLSTKDPGQKRIALIGPTGVGKTTTIAKIAANYLSRHSASIALITIDTYRIAAVEQLKVYGEIMKLPVEVVIRPEDMDRALERHRDKELILIDTAGRSPRNNLDIEEMTGFLRPHLEIENHLVLSATTREEELDEIILRFGCLAIDNLIFTKIDECALLGVLLNMHIKKGTPISFLTNGQRVPEDIITPDPQTIAGLIMDTNRTLHHG
- the flhA gene encoding flagellar biosynthesis protein FlhA, whose protein sequence is MESVGQQTFFSQERFGELMGRSDIWASLALIGILMLMIIPLPPLVLDLCLSLNITLAILILIISLYTKKAVEFSIFPSILLATTLFRLSLNVASTRLILLHGNEGLGAAGSVIKAFGQFVVGGSYVVGLVIFVILVIINFIVITKGAGRIAEVAARFTLDAMPGKQMAIDADLNAGLIDETEARRRREEISNEANFHGAMDGASKFVRGDAIAGIIITIINIGAGFIIGVMQKGMPMAEAAQNYTILTIGDGLVGQVPALIISTAAGMLVTRAAGQDDFGTELKEQFTRYSKALWVVSCILLLFALIPGLPFFPFLIIASTMAFLAWRIDQAEKKKLEEAMVERPEPVVAKEENYEAMLTVDLIELEVGYGLIPFVDASQDGELLQRIQAIRKQFAMTSGFIVPPVHIKDNLQLSPNQYVISLKGVQIATAEMMPGYYMAMDPGTVTETIKGIPTQEPAFGLPAIWITEDKREQAQIAGYTVVDCTTVMATHISEIIKQHAHELLGRQETQDLIDNLAKTYPKLVEDLIPGVLSLGTIMRVLQNLLREGVSIRDLRTILETMADYAPMTQDTDVLTEYVRHALARSISSQYVQPDGTLPVITMDRGVEETIQKSIQHREHGSFLALDPQIAQKILDSLGNMLNNFPPGQQPVLLVIPQIRPHVRRLTERYYPNLAVLSHNEIASNMKIQSLGTVTIDAG